GCCGGGCCGCAACGACCCCTGCCCGTGCGGCAGCGGCAAGAAATACAAGAAGTGCCACGGCGCCTGAGCCGCGCCGGGGTGCCCGTCAGCCGGCCAGGAAGCGCACCAGCTCCTGCAGCTGCTCGCCCACGATGCGCACGTGCCCGCCCGGGTAAGCGTGCAGCCGCTTGTCCGGCGTGCCCAGCGCGTCGAACAGGGCCAGCTGGCCCTCGCGGGTGAACAGCTCGTCGTCCCACTTCTGCTGGAACAGCACCGGGCAGCGCACCCGGGCCGCGTCGTCCAGCAGGCGGGCCGAGTTCACGAAGCTGGTGCCCCACATGCCGAGCACGGCGCGGCCGATGCGCGGCTCCACGGCCAGCAGCGGCAGGCCGTAGGCGGTGCCCATCGAGACGCCGAACCAGCGCAGCGGCGCGGCCGGCCAGGCCGCCGCGAGCTCGTCGACCAGGCCGCGCCAGCACGCCACGTGCTGCGCGACATGGCCGGGGTCGTGCTCCCAGGCATGGAAGAAGCGGGCCCGGTTGGCGGGGCCGTCGGCCGGCGTGCCGGCGGCCAGGCGGGCCCCGTGCACCGGGCCGTCGAGCGCCACCACCCGCCAGCCCAGGCGGCCGGCGAACGCGCCGGCGGCGTCCCAGATGTCCTGGCCCTCCTTGACGCTGCTGCCGCCGTGCTGGACCAGCAGCAGCGGCGCGTCGGCGGCCGGCGCGGCGCCGGCCGGCTCGTAGAGGGCCGCGGTCGGCCGCCCGCCGTCGGCCGCGGGCGAGAACACCCGGCACCGCACCCCATCGCGCACCTGCTCGGCGCCACTCCAAGCGAACATCGTGTCTCCTGTTGCAGGCACGACGCTAACCGGGCTGCGTGCGGCCGGCCATCAAGGTGGCGCAATGGCGGCATTGCGCGCGCTTGGCGTGCGCCGGTGCTCAGACCAGCTGCCGGATGTCGACGCCCAGGCCGGCCTGGCCGGGCACGATGGTGCGGATCCGCTCGCGCAGCCAGGCGTGCAGCGCCTGCCGGTGGGTGCGCTCGTGCCAGACCATCACCGTGTCGATGCTGGGCACGTCGAACGGCACCGCCGACAGCTGCAGCGGCAGCACGCCGGCGAAGTGCCGGCACAGCCAGGTGGGCAGGGTGGCGACATGGCAGGAGCCGGCGACCACGTAGGGAATGAGCAGCACCGACGAGACCCGTACCGTGCGCAGCCGGTCATGGCCGGCCGCGGCCAACGCGCGGCCGATCGTCGTCTCCAGCGTCGAGCGGGGCGAGAACGGCGAGCCGAACACGACATGGGTGCGGCGCAGGTAGCTGGCGAGGTCGGCCGGCGGCGGGCCGGCATGGCGGGCGCTGATGCAGGACAGCGGCTGCACGAACAGCGGGGTGCTGCGCAGGTCCGGGTGCAGGTCGGGAAAATGGCCGACGGCGATGTCGCACTCGCCCTCGCTCAGCCATTCGCGCAGGTGTTCGGGGTCGGGGGCGCGCACGTTCAGCGTCACGCCCGGCGCCTGCTCCGCCAGCGCCTGGGCCAGGGCCGGCACGATCACCATGCCCACCGACTCGGCCGCCGCCAGGGTCAGGGTGCCGGAGGCGTTCTGCAGGTCGAGGGGGCCCTCGTTCGAGAAGATGTCGTCCATCAGCTCGATGCCGCTGCGCACCTTGCGCGCGATGGCCTGGGCCCGTTCGGTGAGGAGGAAGCCGTTGCCCGAGCGGATCAGCAGCGGGTCGCCGGTGAGCTCGCGCAGGCGCGCCAGCGCGTTGCTCATGCCGGGCTGGCTCATCTCCAGCCGCTGCGCGGCGCGGGTGACCGAGCGCTCGGTGAGCAGCGCATCCAGGCAGATGAGCAGGTTGATGTTGCTGCGCTTCACGGGGGCGGCATCAGGTTCGGCTATGCGGCCATTGGGCGCGCTTGATTGTGGCTGGGCGGAGCCGGTGCTCGAATGGGAGCCCGACCACTTTAGCCGAGGTACCCGTGGCCATCTCCACCGTGAAACCCGCATCCGCCGACATGGAGGCCTGCGTGGCGCGCTTTGCCGACCTGCAGCGCTGCGAGACCGGGCTGCCCGACATGCAGCTGCCCGAATGCCGGCGCGCCTTCCTCAACGTGCTCGGGTTCGACCAGCCCAAGGGCGATGGCCAGTTCTCGCCCTTCGGCGACCGCGCCAAGGCGCGCGTCTCGCACCTGAAGGCGGGCTTCGGCGTGTCCTTCATCGCCGCCGCGCCGGGCAAGGGCGTGCTGATGCACACGCACGACACGGTCGAGACCTTCATGGTGATGAAGGGCACCTGGAAAGTGGAGTGGGAGGGCGACCAGGGCGACGCGCACGTGGTGCTGCAGCCGCTGGACTTCATCGCCGTCCCGGTCGGCGTGCAGCGCCGCTTCGAGTGCCTGCAGCCGGCTGCCGGCGAGGCCGAAGGCCTGCTGCTGGGCATGATCGGCGGCAATGCACCGGCGGCGGAGATCGCGCCCTCGGGCATCGAGCGCCTGATCGAAGCCGGCATCTTCCAGCGCGAGAAACTGGCGGCCTGAGCGGCCCCGCGCGACCGAGAGAGAGAACGAAGGAGACACGTTGATGACAAAGTTCCTGCAGCTGCTGCTCGCCGCCGTCGCCCTGGCGCTGGCCGCAGCGCCCGCCGCCGCCCAATCCGGCTATCCGTCCAAGCCCGTCAAGATCGTGGTGCCGGCGCCCGCGGGCACCGGCCCCGACATCATGGCCCGCCTGTACGCCGAGCACCTCGGGCGCGCGCTCGGCCAGCAGTTCCTGGTCGAGAACAAGGCCGGGGCGTCCGGCAACATCGGCGCCGAGGCGGTGGCGCGTTCGCCGGCCGACGGCCACACGCTGCTGTACGCCTACAACCAGATCCCGACCATGAACCCGCACCTGTTCGGCAAGCTCGGGTACGACATGCAGAAGGACCTGGCGCCGATCTCGATGACGCTGGCCACCGGCTACGTCCTGCTGGCCAACAACAACTTCCCGGGCAGCACCCTGGCCGAGGCGATCGCCTATGCCCGCAGCAACCCGGGCAAGGTGGCGTACGCGAGCTACGGCCCCGGCACCGCCTCGCACCTGGCATTCGAGATCATCCAGGACCAGACCAAGGCCGAGTTCCTGCACGTGCCGTACAAGCAGGGCCAGGTGACCGACGTCATCGCCGGCCAGGTCGCCATGGTGTTCGAGCCGTTCCCGTCGGCGCTGCCGTTCGTGGCCAGCGGCAAGACCAAGGCGCTGGCCGTCACCACGCCCAAGCGGCTGGCCGCCCTGCCGGGCACGCCGACGATGTCGGAGGCGGTGCCCGGCTTCGACCTGCTCGGCTGGCAGGGGGTGTGGGCGCCCACCGGCACGCCGCCCGAGGTGCTGGCCAAGCTGCAGTCGGAGTTCGCCCGCATCACGCAGCTGCCCGAGATGCAGAAGCGCATCCGCGACCTCGCCTCCGAGCCGGTCGGCAGCAGCAGCCGCGAGATGGCCCAGGCGATCCAGACCGAGTACGCCCGCTGGGGCCAGGTGATCCGGGCCAAGAACATCCGGCTCGACTGATGCCCGGGTTCCCCGACGCGGCCGGGGTGGCCGACTGGCTGCTGGACGAGCACCGGCAGCGGCGGCCGTTCGCGCCCTTCGCCGCGCGGCACGCGGTGGCGTCGCTGGAAGCCGCCTACGACGTCCAGCAGCACTACGTGCAGGAGACGGCGCGGCTGCGGCGCGCGCCGCCGGCCGGCTACAAGATCGGGCTGACCTCGCCGCCGATGCAGGCCCTGTGCGGCATCGACCATCCGGTGGCCGGGGTGGTGCTGGCCGACCGGGTGCACCCCAGCGGCGTGCGGCTGCGCCGCCACGACCACGGCCGCTTCGGCGTCGAGTTCGAGCTGGCCGTGCGGCTGGGGCGCGACCTGGACACCGCGGGCCGTCCGGCCGGCCTCGACGACGTGGCGCGGGCCGTGGACGCGGTAGCGCCGGCGATGGAGATCGTCGACGACCGGGGCTGCGACTACGCGACGCTCGACGTGCACTCGCTGGTGGCCGACAACGCCTGGAATGCCGGCGTGGTGCTGGGGGCGTTCCGGACCGACTGGCCGGACCTGGCGGCGGTCGAGGGGTGCGCCAGTGCCGACGGTGTCGAGCTCGGCCGCGGCCGCGGCAGCGACGTCCTCGGCCATCCCTTCCAGCCGGTGGCCTGGCTGGCCGACCACCTCGCCCGGCGCGGCGAGCGGCTGCGCGCCGGCCAGCTGGTCATGACCGGCAGCATGGTGCGCACCCAGTTCCCGGACGGCCCGCGCCGCATCCAATTCGACATCACCGGTCTGGGTGCGGTCGCGCTCGAGTTGGTGGACTGATCCGCAGCGCCGCGGCCAGCGACTCAGGGCGCGCTGCGGTCCAGGTGGCGGCGCAGGTTGGCGCCGGCCTGGGCCCGCACCTTGCGCCGCAGCAGCGGCGTCCACCCGAGCAGCAGGCCGGGTGCGCCCAGCGCCTGCCGCGACCAGCGCCAGAAATCGAAGCGGTCGCGGTGGACGGCGATGCGGCCGTCGGGCGCGAAGCGGAAGCTGGCGTCGATGCGGTTGTGCACCAGCCGTCCGGTGGCGCTGAAGCGGTACCAGGCTTCCCAGTGGGCCTGCCCGTTCGCGCCGTCGGCCTGGACGCCGGACCATTCGAGCCGCCAGTCGCCGGGCGCGTTGCGGCGGGTGGCCTCGCACAGCATGGTCCACATGCCCTGCACCTCGCGTCGGCCGCGCAGCGAGAACACCTCGTCGTCGAAGCTCGCGTCCGGCGCGTAGCAGTCGCCCATGGCGGCCGCATCGAGGCGGGCGAACGCCTGGTACAGGCGTTCGATGGTCTGGCGCTGGGCGTCCATCGCAAGCTCCCGGCTAGGCATCGGCGCGCAGCAGCGCCAGCAGCCGGGTGAGCGCGTGCCGCACCGTCGCCTGTCGCACGGCGGCGCGGTCGCCGTCGAAGCGGACCATCTCGCTGGACAGGCGGCCGCCGACCGAGAACCCGAACCACACCGTGCCGACCGGCTTCTCGTCGCTGCCGCCGCTGGGGCCGGCGACGCCGGTCACGGCCAGGCCGACCTGGGCGCACGAGTGGCGCACGGCACCGAAGGCCATCGCCCGCGCGACCACCTCGCTCACGGCGCCGTGGTCGGCGATCAGCGCCGCGTCGACGCCTAGCGATTCGGTCTTGGCGGCGTTGGAGTAGGTGACGAAGCCGCGCTCGAACCAGCGGCTGGAGCCGGCCAGGTCGGTGCAGGCGCCGGCGATCAGCCCGCCGGTGCAGCTCTCGGCGGTGGCCAGCATCCAGCTCTGGGCGAGCAGGATGTCGGCGAGATCGGCGCAGAGCGCCGACAGCGGTGCGGTCATGTGAACAGCCTCCACAGGGCGAGCAGGAGCAGGGTGCAGAACGCCGCCACCAGGTCGTCGAACACGATGCCCCAGCCGCCACGCCAGCCGCCGCCGTGGAAGCGGCGGTCGGCCCAGCCCACCGGGCCGGGCTTGGCGCCGTCGAGGACACGGAACAGCGCGAAGGCCGCCAGCTGCGTGCCCCAGCCGGCCGGCAGCAGCACCCACAGCACGGCCCAGAACGCCACCACCTCGTCGACCACGATGGCGCCCGGGTCGAGCACGCGCAGGTGGCGCGCGGTGACGGTGGCGGCCCACCATGCCAGCGGCACGGTGGCCAGCACGACCCAGCCCAGCAGCGCCGGCGGCAGCCAGGCCTGCAGCACCAGGAACGCGAGCCAGGCCCACAGGGTGCCCACCGTGCCCGGTGCCACCGGGCTGAGGCCGGAGCCGCAGCCGAGCGCGATGAAGTGGGCCGGATGCGCGAGCAGGAAGCGCACCGTGGGCCGGCCAGGGACCTGGGCCTCGCCGTCGGGATTGGCGCCGGTTGCCGTCATGCCCGCTGCGCCTGCGGCTGCTGCAGCTGCGCGACCCATTCGGCCCACCAGTCGATGCAGGCGCGGATCTTGGGCAGGCGGTGGCGGGCACCGGCGGTGACCGCGTACATGGGCACCGGCTGGCGGTCGACCAGCGCCGGCAGCACCGGCACCAGCCGGCCCTGGCGCACCAGCTCATCGCCGACCAGCGAGGCCAGCCGGCCGATCCCCAGTCCCTGCAGCACCAGCCGGGCCGCCATGTTGGTGTCGTTGGTGCGCCACTGGCCCTCGGCCGCGAAGCGCACCGCCTTGCCCTTCACCTGGAACGGCCACTGGTTGAGCATGGGCACGGCGTTGTTGGTGACCAGCGGGCACGCCGGCAGGTCCTCGACCCGGCGCGGCAGCCCGTGGCGGGCCACGAACGCCGGCGCGGCATAGAGCGCGCGCCCCAGCGTGCCGATCTGCCGGGCGACCACGGTGTCGGGCAGGCTGGTCGCGGTGCGGATGGCCAGGTCGATGCCGTCGCGCGCCATGTCCACCAGCCGGTCGCCGACCTCCAGCTCCACCCGCAGGCGCGGATGGCGCTCG
Above is a genomic segment from Ramlibacter pinisoli containing:
- a CDS encoding LysR substrate-binding domain-containing protein, encoding MKRSNINLLICLDALLTERSVTRAAQRLEMSQPGMSNALARLRELTGDPLLIRSGNGFLLTERAQAIARKVRSGIELMDDIFSNEGPLDLQNASGTLTLAAAESVGMVIVPALAQALAEQAPGVTLNVRAPDPEHLREWLSEGECDIAVGHFPDLHPDLRSTPLFVQPLSCISARHAGPPPADLASYLRRTHVVFGSPFSPRSTLETTIGRALAAAGHDRLRTVRVSSVLLIPYVVAGSCHVATLPTWLCRHFAGVLPLQLSAVPFDVPSIDTVMVWHERTHRQALHAWLRERIRTIVPGQAGLGVDIRQLV
- a CDS encoding Bug family tripartite tricarboxylate transporter substrate binding protein, whose amino-acid sequence is MTKFLQLLLAAVALALAAAPAAAQSGYPSKPVKIVVPAPAGTGPDIMARLYAEHLGRALGQQFLVENKAGASGNIGAEAVARSPADGHTLLYAYNQIPTMNPHLFGKLGYDMQKDLAPISMTLATGYVLLANNNFPGSTLAEAIAYARSNPGKVAYASYGPGTASHLAFEIIQDQTKAEFLHVPYKQGQVTDVIAGQVAMVFEPFPSALPFVASGKTKALAVTTPKRLAALPGTPTMSEAVPGFDLLGWQGVWAPTGTPPEVLAKLQSEFARITQLPEMQKRIRDLASEPVGSSSREMAQAIQTEYARWGQVIRAKNIRLD
- a CDS encoding 2-keto-4-pentenoate hydratase translates to MPGFPDAAGVADWLLDEHRQRRPFAPFAARHAVASLEAAYDVQQHYVQETARLRRAPPAGYKIGLTSPPMQALCGIDHPVAGVVLADRVHPSGVRLRRHDHGRFGVEFELAVRLGRDLDTAGRPAGLDDVARAVDAVAPAMEIVDDRGCDYATLDVHSLVADNAWNAGVVLGAFRTDWPDLAAVEGCASADGVELGRGRGSDVLGHPFQPVAWLADHLARRGERLRAGQLVMTGSMVRTQFPDGPRRIQFDITGLGAVALELVD
- a CDS encoding nuclear transport factor 2 family protein; this encodes MDAQRQTIERLYQAFARLDAAAMGDCYAPDASFDDEVFSLRGRREVQGMWTMLCEATRRNAPGDWRLEWSGVQADGANGQAHWEAWYRFSATGRLVHNRIDASFRFAPDGRIAVHRDRFDFWRWSRQALGAPGLLLGWTPLLRRKVRAQAGANLRRHLDRSAP
- a CDS encoding CinA family protein; the encoded protein is MTAPLSALCADLADILLAQSWMLATAESCTGGLIAGACTDLAGSSRWFERGFVTYSNAAKTESLGVDAALIADHGAVSEVVARAMAFGAVRHSCAQVGLAVTGVAGPSGGSDEKPVGTVWFGFSVGGRLSSEMVRFDGDRAAVRQATVRHALTRLLALLRADA
- a CDS encoding phosphatidylglycerophosphatase A, whose product is MTATGANPDGEAQVPGRPTVRFLLAHPAHFIALGCGSGLSPVAPGTVGTLWAWLAFLVLQAWLPPALLGWVVLATVPLAWWAATVTARHLRVLDPGAIVVDEVVAFWAVLWVLLPAGWGTQLAAFALFRVLDGAKPGPVGWADRRFHGGGWRGGWGIVFDDLVAAFCTLLLLALWRLFT
- a CDS encoding LysR family transcriptional regulator, producing the protein MRALAFDDLQLFARVADLGTLSAVARERDVPVSQVSRALARIEAACGARLVHRSTHGLSLSAEGETLLDYARRMLGTLDELEGEFAASSREAVGVVRMAASTVVAHYLLVPGLPGLAERHPRLRVELEVGDRLVDMARDGIDLAIRTATSLPDTVVARQIGTLGRALYAAPAFVARHGLPRRVEDLPACPLVTNNAVPMLNQWPFQVKGKAVRFAAEGQWRTNDTNMAARLVLQGLGIGRLASLVGDELVRQGRLVPVLPALVDRQPVPMYAVTAGARHRLPKIRACIDWWAEWVAQLQQPQAQRA